The window CAAAAATGTCAAACCACAAAATTCATAGGGTGCTTTTTCATCAACATCATTAGAGACCGCCACTGCAAGAGTACGGTATCCTTTTTCTGCAAATTTTTTCATATTTTCAGAAATGTTTTCATCCAGAGAAACATTGCATAATTGACAGATCGTGTTTACTGCGCCTTTTGTTACCTTGAATCTTTTGCCATCTTTTTCTACTATTGCCTCAGTTCTTCGCGTAGAAGGGTCAAAAGGATAAAATTTGCTTATTTTATTATCTTTAATGTCTATATTCTTGTTTTTTACATAATTTATAAACGCCATGTCAATAGGATCCTGATTTGCTTCCTGAGATGCAAGATATCCAAATTTTGAGACATCTTCTTCAGAATATTTACCAGAAGGAATAATGTCCGTTAAGTGCAACCGATTTTCAGTCAAGGTTCCGGTCTTGTCTGCGCAGAGAATATCCATAGAAGCTGCATCTTCTATGGCACTCAATCTAGTAAGAAGTCCGCCTTTTTTTGAGATTTCAAGAGAACCAAATGACATAGTTACAGTGAACATAGCCGGTAACGCAACAGGAACCGCAAATACAATCAATATCAATGCTAGAGGAATAATAGAAATCAAACTTAAACCGCGTAAATAGGTAACCACAAACATTATACCTATTAGGACTACAACAGTTAATAGCAGATATTCTACAATTCTGGTAATGATAGATTCAATATGCAGTTTTGGCCTGGCAAATTGTACCAGCTCTGTAGTCTTACCAAAATATGTATTTTTGCCTGTTTTATCTACAATTGTAGTAGCTTCATTTCTTCTTATGATGGATCCGGAATATAACAACTCTCCTGCCTTTCTGGTAACAGGCATAGACTCTCCTGTAAGGGCAGATTGATCTACTTCAAGCTCTTCGCCACTCAAAATTCTTAAATCTGCCGGAACAAAATCTCCAGCTCTAACACGTACTATATCCCCAGGCACAAGCTCTTTGGCCGGTACCATTTCCCATTTACTGTCTCTAAGAACCTTGGCATTTATCTGTAACTTCTGTTTTAATATATCAACAGCTTTTGAAGCACGCTCTTCTTGAGTAAACCCTATTATAGCATTTAATATAAGCAATGCACCGATAATATAACCATCCAAATCTTTGTTGATTATAAAAGAAAAGACCATTGTGATTTCAAGCATCCAGGGAGTAACACCCCAAAATTTCTTTAAAATATTTTTTATTGTATTTCTTTTTTCTTCTTCTATTTCATTATACCCAAACTTGAGCTGCCTTTTTTTTACTTCATCACCAGTCAATCCATTTTCGAGATCAGTTTTTAAATTATTGTTATCAGAAATATTATCATCAAGTTTACTCATAAAATAATATAATTTATAATATTATTTAAATTTTTTTCTAAGTTGATGACATATTTAATAATATATTTTACTAATATAAAAATTTGTTGTCTTTTATAAATATATAAGATTAAAAGGAAAATTTAATAATGTTTTTAAATATTATCAATTATGGAAAAAGGATATGCGATAGCATTGTTTAACAGAGAGGAAGATTATATAATAAAACCTTTTCTTTCAAATGTTCCCAAGATAGATAAACTGATTATAATTGCCAATAAAAACTCAGAACATGAAGAATCAAAAAGAAGATTGATTAATTTTTTAGATGAGATTAATATTGCCTTTAAATTCGTATATGTGAACGACATCACTAATTTTTTTCAGACTTTTTTTACAGTTAGAGCTTTATGTATGCAAGAAGGGCCACCAGTATGGGTTAACGCTTCCTGCGGCTCGGGAATTGGAATGGCTGCTCTGGCAATACATGCAATCAAACATAACGTAAAAATGGTGGTATTCGAAAAAGATGAAGATCGAACAGCAGTGGTAGATGTGAAAAAATTACAGAAAATCAATATATTAGATCATCGATATTTAAATATAATGAAGAACATTGCAAACGGAAAAAACACAATCTCTAAACTGGCTTATGCAAACAATATCGATAAATCTTCAGTTTCCAGGTATATCAAAAATCTGATATCCATGGAAATAGTTAAAAAGCTCAATGAAGATAACAAAAATAAACCATACATATTTTGTTTAACAGAATTTGGAAAAACACTGTTACCAAAATTTTAAGCTGAATTAATATTTATACAAATGTGAAATCTGATCATGTAGAATAAATCAAAAAAATAAACAGTGCTGAAAACTCATACTATGTACTCAGATAGCTCTAAAAACGCAGTTTTCAAAGATCATTAAAATATTGCTTTGTCTTCCGGATATCTAAATACATATTTTAAATATGCGTCTTGATTCAGGTACAGGTAAAAACCTATGCCTCTAAATTCAATATTGTTCCATGTAATATTATCTTCATAAAACCTGAAAATTCTGCAATTTGGGCTAATGAATTCACCTATCTTCTTGCCCGAAAAAACAGGCTCAAACCCACCAATCACCGTGCCATATCCATAGTATGGATATCCGCCATCTATCAATCCTGCATCTCCCGCACCGTAAAAAGGACCATAGCTGGCAGGTTTGATCTTTCTCAAAATATAAGAATCTCTCACTAGATACTCATTATAAATCTCAAATTTGCCATTTATCTCATAATCCTCCAAATTCAGCTTAAACCCTCCACGAGCTCTCAAATAATCGGTTTTAGGACGAATTTCCACATGAATGTGCGGATCGGTCCAGGGTCTGAAGTAAGGAGACTGGTACAGCGTTCCAAGAAGCTCGCCAGCATCGACATGGTCATTAATGTTCAATGCTGGAGCCGCATGCAGAATCTTTACAAAAGCACTGCCACTGTCTATTATAAGCACATGTTCTTTCATTCCGTTTTTACGCATTGTGTGCACTTTGTGCTCGATGATCCTGCCCGATACTGGTGAATAAATATCAGTGTAAGTTCTAGATCCGCTAAATATGTCCAGAGCCTTGAACTCTCTGTGCGCTATGAACGGTGAGTTTAAGAATGTGACAAACCCTGACTCATCTGCAAAAATATCGATATTGGAGTATCCTGCTATTTTGATCATCATAGTGCGAATATGACCTATACAGAAATAAATGTTTTTAAAATCTAAGCATACTCAAGCTCTTTTTTCAGCTCTTGCACAATTCTCAGATCTAGTGTATCTGCATAATCTTTATTCAATAAATCTCTGACAAATGATATAGGCTCTTTTTTATATTTCAAAAAGCTGTCAAGATGCTTTTTGAAAGTTTCTAACTGGTTTTTTTTATCCTGTGAATCATCCAGAAAGCATGTTACTGTTCCTGTATTGATCTTTCCTTTTAACGCAATAAATCCTAACGCTATATAAATGTCAGGTTCTGGAACATGATTGTAAACAGAATAAATACGTTTATACACAGCAAGCTGTCTTCTATGATCTGACGCATGGTCTATTGTTTTATCAGTTTTGTAATCCAGTATCAGATACTTTTTATCCTCTGTCTCATACACTGCATCAAGCTTTGCTTTGAATCTTAAATCTTCACAATTCTCGCAAAAATCTTTAAGATTTGCGTTCACTTCAAGTTCTGCAGCAACCTGTCTAGCCTTATACTTATCACTCAGTTGCCTATTTATAGTTTTAATATTGTTTAAGTACAAGATATCTTCCTCGTTCAGCCCGGGTTCAATGGTGTTTTTAAAAAGCTTAAATGCAAGCTCGTGCGCTCTAGATCCAGCACTCATTGCCGCGTTAAAAGGTTCAGGAACCTTCAAAATTCTTGATTTTAAAAAATTCATATGCTCTCTCAGGCTTTCGATCATAGAATATGATAAACTCTCAATATTGGAAAAATAATCTTTGATCAGTTCTAAAAGCCATGGTTCTGTATCATTTTGTATATTTATTGCGTCTCCATATCGCCTGTTCAAAAACAGTGAATATGCTTCATCAAAAACTGTACGATCTGGTTCAATCACTTCTTCACTGCTAATAACACTGTTTTCAAAGCCATCTATCCTGTAATTTTCACCATCTTTTTTAGAGCTGGCAACTACATAAAGCCTGTTTTTAGCTCTTGTAAATGCTACAAAATCCACTCTCAACGGCTCTTCCTCCAGTTCTTCTTTCACATCCACTTTCTTTGTGGCTTCTATGATTGAGTACACTACCAGATCTATAAAGCTGTCACTATTATTGATTTTTGAAGGAATATAAATCACGTTGTCAAACTCCATTCCCTTTGCTTTATGCACTGTAGTTAGCACGAGATTCACATTTTTCTCAATTGGTTCATAATCTTCTTGTAGCAAAGAGATATAATCGAACAATCCCTCTCTACTCTTCTCTTTTATCATGTTTAAG of the Thermoplasmata archaeon genome contains:
- a CDS encoding plasma-membrane proton-efflux P-type ATPase gives rise to the protein MSKLDDNISDNNNLKTDLENGLTGDEVKKRQLKFGYNEIEEEKRNTIKNILKKFWGVTPWMLEITMVFSFIINKDLDGYIIGALLILNAIIGFTQEERASKAVDILKQKLQINAKVLRDSKWEMVPAKELVPGDIVRVRAGDFVPADLRILSGEELEVDQSALTGESMPVTRKAGELLYSGSIIRRNEATTIVDKTGKNTYFGKTTELVQFARPKLHIESIITRIVEYLLLTVVVLIGIMFVVTYLRGLSLISIIPLALILIVFAVPVALPAMFTVTMSFGSLEISKKGGLLTRLSAIEDAASMDILCADKTGTLTENRLHLTDIIPSGKYSEEDVSKFGYLASQEANQDPIDMAFINYVKNKNIDIKDNKISKFYPFDPSTRRTEAIVEKDGKRFKVTKGAVNTICQLCNVSLDENISENMKKFAEKGYRTLAVAVSNDVDEKAPYEFCGLTFLYDAPRSDTPALIEKLKEKGISVKMLTGDAEPIAREIARKVGLSDNIVPVSELKKLRESSPQEATEIAEKSSGFAEIYPEDKYVIVKSLQANKHIIGMTGDGINDAPSLKQAEVGIAVNSATDVAKAAASVVLTNEGLSNIVDVVTTGRSVYQRIVTWVLNKIVKTFEIAVFVSLAFIIFNIYALSALDVVLFLFLIDFVTISISTDYERGSENPEKWNISSLVKLSIGLGVCTVSELFLLLFIGKIYFNIFSDIRVLHTFYFTEILFFGLLTPLILRERNRFWKSKPSKTLLIAIIADIIIVFILAAFGFGIIHAISPVEILFLLIYGIICVFLVNDSIKILLGKLGLSR
- a CDS encoding DUF6293 family protein, whose amino-acid sequence is MEKGYAIALFNREEDYIIKPFLSNVPKIDKLIIIANKNSEHEESKRRLINFLDEINIAFKFVYVNDITNFFQTFFTVRALCMQEGPPVWVNASCGSGIGMAALAIHAIKHNVKMVVFEKDEDRTAVVDVKKLQKINILDHRYLNIMKNIANGKNTISKLAYANNIDKSSVSRYIKNLISMEIVKKLNEDNKNKPYIFCLTEFGKTLLPKF